The Fusobacterium pseudoperiodonticum DNA window CAGCTAGAAGATAAATATGAAAATAAAAGTAAGATAATTATAACTACTATTCAAAAGTTAGGACATTTCATTAAACAGAATAAAAATCATGAAGTTTTTAGAAAGAATATAGTTTTAATTTTTGATGAGTGCCACCGTTCACAATTTGGTGAATTACACCTTGCAATAGCTAAGACTTTTAAAAATTATTTTATGTTTGGTTTCACAGGGACACCAATATTTCCAAAAAATTCAAATGGAAGTTCAAAAACTTTGTTTAAAACAACAGAGCAAACTTTTGGAGATAAATTACATACTTATACAATAGTCAATGCAATAAATGATGGTAATGTACTTCCATTTAGAATAGACTATATCAATACTATTAAGGAAAAAGAAAATATACAAGATAAAAAAGTTAATGCTATTGATATAGAAAAAGCTATGTCAGATCCAAATAGAATTAAAGAAGTTGTTTCATACATCATAGATCACTTTGAGCAAAAAACTATGAGGAATAAGCACTATGAATTAAAAGACCAAAGATTATCGGGATTTAATTCTATATTTGCAGTGAGTTCTATTCCTGTGGCAAAAAAATATTATTTTGAATTTAAAAAACAACTTAAAGAGAAGAATAAAGATTTGAGAGTAGCAACAATATTTAGTTATTCAGTAAATGAAGAAGAAAATACTGATAATTTAGATGATGAAAGTTTTGACACTGAGAATTTAGATTTAGGCTCTCGTGAATTTTTAGAGGAAGCAATATCGGATTACAATAAAATGTTTGGTACAAATTATGATACTTCTTCAGATGGTTTTCAACTATATTATGAAAATCTAAGTAAGAGAACAAAGGATAAGGAAATAGATATTCTAATAGTTGTAAATATGTTTTTAACAGGTTTTGATGCAACAACTTTAAATACTCTTTGGGTGGATAAAAACTTGAGAATGCATGGACTTATTCAAGCCTTTTCAAGAACAAATAGAATATTAAATTCAATAAAAACTTTTGGTAATATAGTATGTTTTAGAGATTTACAAGAAGAAACAGATGAAGCCATAGCACTTTTTGGAAATAAAGAAGCAGGTGGGATTGTACTTTTAAAAACTTATGAAGATTACTACAATGGTTATCAAGATGATAAGGGTAGAGAAAAAGAAGGATATAGTCAACTGATAGAAGAATTACAAAGTAAATTTCCATTGTCTGAGCAAATAACAGGTGAAAGTAATAAGAAAGAATTTATAATATTATTTGGAAATATCTTGAAAATAAAGAATATATTGTCAGCCTTTGATAAATTTGCAGGAAATGAAATTTTATCTGATAGAGAATTCCAAGATTACCAAAGTATCTACCTAGATATGTATCAAGAAATAAGACCTAAAAACAAAGAAAAAGAAATTATAAATGATGATATTATTTTTGAAATAGAATTAATTAAACAAGTTGAAATTAATATTGACTATATTTTAATGAAAGTTACTGAATATTATAAGTCAAATAAAGAAGATAAAGAAATACTTATAGATATTAAGAAAGCTATAAATTCAAGCCTTGAACTTCGTAGTAAAAAAGAATTGATAGAAGGTTTCATAGAAAGAGTTAATTCTTCTAAAAATATTACTGATGATTTCCAAAAATTTGTCAGAGAAGAAAAGGAAAAAGACTTAGAAAAAGTAATAGAAGAAGAAAAATTAAAACCTGAAGAAACTAAAAAATTCATAGACAATTCACTAAGAGATGGTAATTTTAAAACTACAGGAACTGATATAGATAAGTTATTGCCACCTGTTTCTCGGTTCTCTAGTGGAAATAGAGGTATTAAAAAGCAAGGGGTAATTGATAAACTAAAAGGTTTTTTTGATAAATATTTAGGATTAACTGTTTAAAAAACTTGAGCAAAAAAAGAATTCTTGTTAAAATAGTAAAAGATAAGAATATTTAAAATAGGTGATAATATGAGAGAAAATTATATAGATTGGGATAGTTACTTTATGGGGATAGCCTTGCTTTCTTCAATGAGAAGTAAAGATCCTAATACTCAAGTTGGAGCTTGTATAGTAAATGAAGACAAAAGAATAGTTGGAGTGGGCTATAATGGTCTACCTAAAGGCTGCGAAGATACAGATTTTCCTTGGGAAAGAGAAGGAGATTTTTTAGAGACAAAATATCCTTATGTTTGCCACGCTGAATTGAATGCTATATTAAATAGTATAAAGTCTTTGAAAGATTGTATTATATATGTAGCCTTATTCCCTTGTAATGAGTGCAGTAAGGCAATAATTCAAAGTGGTATAAAAGAGATTGTATATCTTTCAGATAAATATGATGGAACAGATACAAATAGAGCCTCAAAGAAAATGTTGGATTCAGCTGGAGTAAAATATAGACAATTTACACCTGATATGGATAAATTAGAGATAGATTTTAAAAATATTTAGAAAGGTGGAATAATGCTAGAAGTTTTAAGAAAAAGTGTTGTTTTTAATAAGATTCAAAGTGAAGATATAAAGAAAATTTTAGAAGAAACTAAGCATGAAATAAAAACTTATTCTCCTAATGAAACAATAGCCTTTAGAGGAGATGAAGTAAAGGGACTATATGTAATTCTAAAGGGAACATTGACTACAGAAATGCTTACAGAAGAAGGAAATGTCATTAAAATTGAAGAATTAGTTAAAAGTGATGTTATAGCTTCAGCCTTTATTTTTGGAAGTAAAAATTGTTTTCCTGTAGACTTAAAAGCAAAAGAAAAAGCCGAAGTATTATTTATAGAGAGAAAAGAATTTTTGAAACTATTATTTTCACAAGAACAAATTTTAGAGAATTTTCTAAATGAGATTTCAAATAAAACTCAACTTTTAACAACTAAAATCTGGAATAATTTTAATAATAAAACTATCAAGAAAAAATTCTGTAATTATGTTAATAGAAAACAAGAAAAAGGTGAATTTATTATAGAAAATTTAGGAGCATTAGCAGAGTTTTTTGGAGTGGAAAGACCTTCTCTTTCAAGAGTTCTAAGTGATTTAGTAAAAGATGAAAAACTAGAAAGAATAGGGAGAAATAGATATAAGATATTGGATAAAGAATTTTTTGAAATCTAAGATAACTAATAAAATAGAGCTGTTGCAAAATTAAAATTTCAATCTTAAAGTAAAAAATAAGTGAGTTACGAATGGAAATTTTAGATAAAAAATCAAATAGAATGAGCCGAGCAAATGCAGGAGTGTCTGAACAAAGTGAGTTTCCTGATTTGCAGCGAATTCTTGATTTTTTATCGTTAAGAAATTTACTCAGTAACGAACTATTTTTTACTTTTTGTTAATTTGCAACAGCCTCTTTTGTTTTATATTTTTAAATCTCCTGGTTTGATATATCCTTTTTTCTTCAATATTTTATATACAATAAAAGTTATAATTGCTGGAAGTAAGAAATGTAATATTATCATAGTTGGTAAATATGACATTCCATTTACTGAGAATGATGCTATCTGTCCAACAAGTCCACTTGTTCCCATACCAGAAGCTATACTGTTTGATGATAAATTAAAAACAGTTGTAGAAAGTACACCTAAGATAGCACTTGAAACTATAGGTGGTATCCATATAATAGGATTTTTTATTATATTAGGAATTTGTATCATTGAAGTACCAAAACCTATTGAAAATACAGTACCTAAATCATTATCATCATAAGACATAACAGCAAAACCTATCATTTGACAACAACAACCAGTTAAAGATGCACCGGCAGCAAGCCCACTTAAACCTAAAGATATCCCTATAGCAGCAGAACTTATAGGAAGTGTTAAGATAATTCCCATAATAACAGACATAGTAAGTCCCATTAAAATAGGTCTAAGTTCAGTTGTCTTATTAACTATAATACCAATTTCACTGATAACAGCTGAGATATATGGAGCAAAGAATTTACCAAGTAAGCAACCAAAAATTATAGTAGTCATAGGTAAAAGTATGATATCAAACTTAGTTTTCCCTGCAATTCTTTTAGCAATAAGTAAACCAAAAATAACTGAGAAATATGCTCCCATTGGTTCACCAACTTTTAAAACTGCTTGCCCATCTACAAAATTGATACTACCTGCACCATACATACCTGTTATAGCAGAAGCTATCAAGATTAATACATGAGATTCCAGTGCATAAGCAACTCCAACTCCTATTCCAGCTCCCATTAAAAGCTGTGAAAAACCACCAAGATATGTTAAAAACTCTATATTAAAAAGAGTTCCAATCTGCTTTAAAATAAGCCCAACTATCAATGATGAAAATAAACCAAAAGCCATACCGTTCAAACTTTTAATAAAAAAGTTTTTCATTTTTTCTTTTAACCTCCAAGTATTTTTAAAATGAATAGTTGATATTCATTTTTTATATATTATATTCTTTAATAAAAAAATTGCAAGAACAAATTATTTTTTGTAGAAAATATTTTTGTAGGAAAGGCGAAAAAATAGAAAAATTGTCTAAAAAAATGAATAAAAGTGTATAATTTTTAGAACTTTAAACTTGAAGATGGCTATTAATCAATAAAAAAACATCATAAATTATATAAAAATATATTGACTAATTTATAAAGTGGATATATAATAGTTAAAACAATTTATTAAAACAAATTGGGAAATTAATTAATTATTAGGAGGTTGGTATGAAAATTAAAAGAATTCTATTTAGTATTTTAGCAATATTTATGTTTGTGTTAGTAGCTGCTTGTGGTAAAAAAGAAGCACCTACTGAAGATGCTAATGCTCAAAAAGAAGGAACAGCAACTGAAGTTACACAAAATTATCATATCGGTGTTGTAACAACATCTGTTTCTCAATCAGAAGATAATGCACGTGGAGCTGAAGCAGTTGTAAAACAATATGGAGCAAGTAATGAAGGTGGAAAAATTACCGTTGTAACAATACCAGACAACTTCATGCAAGAACAAGAAACAACAATTTCTCAAATGGTTTCTCTTGCAGATGACCCTGAAATGAAAGCTATAGTAGTAGCTGAAGGAATCCCAGGAACTTATCCTGCATTTAAGGCTATAAGAGAAAAAAGACCTGATATTTTACTATTTGTAAATAATACACACGAAGATCCTGTACAAGTAAGTACAGTTGCAGATGTAGTTGTAAACTCAGACTCAGTTGCAAGAGGATACTTAATAGTAAAAACAGCTCATGATTTAGGAGCAACTAAATTTATGCACATTTCATTCCCTAGACACTTAAGTTATGAAACTATTTCAAGAAGAAGAGCTATAATGGAACAAACAGCTAAAGATTTAGGAATGGAATATATTGAAATGTCAGCACCAGACCCACTAAGTGATGTTGGAGTACCAGGAGCACAACAATTTATCTTAGAACAAGTTCCAAACTGGATAGCTAAATATGGTAAAGATATAGCATTCTTTGCAACAAACGATGCCCAAACAGAACCTTTACTAAAACAAATAGCTGCAAATGGTGGATACTTTATAGAAGCTGATTTACCTTCTCCTACAATGGGATACCCTGGAGCATTAGGAATTGAATTCACTGATGATGAAAAAGGAAATTGGCCAAAAATATTAGAAAAAGTTGAAAAAGCTGTTGTAGAAGCTGGTGGTTCAGGAAGAATGGGAACATGGGCTTACTCATACAATTTCTCAGGTATTGAAGGACTTACAGATTTAGCAGTTAAATCTATAGAAAGCGGAGATAAAGACTTTACATTAGAAAAAGTTTTAGCATCTCTTGATACAGCGACACCAGGATCTAAATGGAATGGAAGCTTAATGAAAGATAACAATGGAGTGGAAATAAAAAATTCATTCTTCGTATATCAAGATACTTATGTATTTGGAAAAGGATATATGGGAGTTACTTCTGTTGAAGTTCCAGAAAAATATGGAAAAATTGGTACTAAATAAAAATAATAAAATATAAGACTATTTGGGCAATGGGGGCTGGAGCATTTTATGCAACCAGTCCCTATTCTCATTTAGACTTAAGGAGGAGGCTATGGTGTCAAATACACTATTAAAAATTGAAAACCTCTCTAAATCGTTTGGTGAAAATACAGTCCTTAAAGATATTAATTTAGAATTAAATGAGGGAGAAATTCTTGGACTAGTTGGGGAAAATGGTGCAGGAAAATCAACTTTAATGAAAATTATATTTGGTATGGATGTAATTAGAGAAACAGGTGGATACAATGGAAAAATTTCTTTTGATGGAAAAGAAGTTAATTTTGCATCTCCATTTGATGCTCTTAATGCAGGGATAGGAATGGTTCACCAAGAATTTTCATTAATTCCAGGATTTAAAGTTAGTGAAAATATAGTATTAAATAGAGAGTCTACAAAAAACAATGTGGTAACTCATTTCTTTGGAGATAGTATCAGTAAGATAGACCAAAAAGAAAATATGAAAAGAACCCAAGAAGCTATTTCAAAATTAGGAGTAAACTTAACAGGACAAGAGCAAATAAGTGAAATGGCTGTTGCTTACAAACAATTCACAGAAATTGCTCGTGAAATTGAAAGAGAACATACAAAACTTTTAGTTTTAGATGAACCTACAGCTGTTTTAACAGAAGATGAAGCAGAAATTTTATTGGAAACAATGAAAAAATTATCAGCTAAGGGGATAGCTATTATTTTTATAACTCACAGACTTAATGAAATAATGGCTGTATCTGATAAAGTAACAGTTTTAAGAGATGGACAACTTATAAATACAGTTGCTACAAAATCTACAAATGTAAATGAAATTACAGAATGGATGATAGGAAGAAAAGTAAATTCTTCGTCTGATGCTAAAAAAGTTGCTCATGATGATCTTGAAACATTGTTAGAAATCAGAGATTTATGGGTTGATATGCCTGGAGAGATGTTAAAAGGTTTAAACTTAGACATTAAAAAAGGAGAAATTCTTGGTTTAGGTGGTATGGCAGG harbors:
- a CDS encoding riboflavin synthase subunit alpha: MEILDKKSNRMSRANAGVSEQSEFPDLQRILDFLSLRNLLSNELFFTFC
- a CDS encoding type I restriction endonuclease subunit R, with product MSSVDYNMLISTLESTVVTEYIREDAPAYSYQSEADLEREFIKNLQNQGYEYLSIHNEKELIANLKDKLEKLNNIIFSEKEWERFFKEKIANKNDSIVEKTRTIQEDYIKSFTRDDGSLINISLINKKNIHNNFLQVINQYEEEGGNHNTRYDVSILVNGLPLIHIELKRRGVAIREAFNQINRYQRDSFWAGSGLFEYVQIFVISNGTNTKYYSNTTRARHIKEMSFNRKKVKKSSNSFEFTSYWADANSKSITDLVDFTKTFFAKHTILNILTKYCIFDTSETLLVMRPYQISATERILSKIQLANNYKWVGKIDAGGYIWHTTGSGKTLTSFKTAQLASQLDYIDKVLFVVDRKDLDSQTQKEYDRFSKGSANGNTSTKILKAQLEDKYENKSKIIITTIQKLGHFIKQNKNHEVFRKNIVLIFDECHRSQFGELHLAIAKTFKNYFMFGFTGTPIFPKNSNGSSKTLFKTTEQTFGDKLHTYTIVNAINDGNVLPFRIDYINTIKEKENIQDKKVNAIDIEKAMSDPNRIKEVVSYIIDHFEQKTMRNKHYELKDQRLSGFNSIFAVSSIPVAKKYYFEFKKQLKEKNKDLRVATIFSYSVNEEENTDNLDDESFDTENLDLGSREFLEEAISDYNKMFGTNYDTSSDGFQLYYENLSKRTKDKEIDILIVVNMFLTGFDATTLNTLWVDKNLRMHGLIQAFSRTNRILNSIKTFGNIVCFRDLQEETDEAIALFGNKEAGGIVLLKTYEDYYNGYQDDKGREKEGYSQLIEELQSKFPLSEQITGESNKKEFIILFGNILKIKNILSAFDKFAGNEILSDREFQDYQSIYLDMYQEIRPKNKEKEIINDDIIFEIELIKQVEINIDYILMKVTEYYKSNKEDKEILIDIKKAINSSLELRSKKELIEGFIERVNSSKNITDDFQKFVREEKEKDLEKVIEEEKLKPEETKKFIDNSLRDGNFKTTGTDIDKLLPPVSRFSSGNRGIKKQGVIDKLKGFFDKYLGLTV
- a CDS encoding DUF3798 domain-containing protein produces the protein MKIKRILFSILAIFMFVLVAACGKKEAPTEDANAQKEGTATEVTQNYHIGVVTTSVSQSEDNARGAEAVVKQYGASNEGGKITVVTIPDNFMQEQETTISQMVSLADDPEMKAIVVAEGIPGTYPAFKAIREKRPDILLFVNNTHEDPVQVSTVADVVVNSDSVARGYLIVKTAHDLGATKFMHISFPRHLSYETISRRRAIMEQTAKDLGMEYIEMSAPDPLSDVGVPGAQQFILEQVPNWIAKYGKDIAFFATNDAQTEPLLKQIAANGGYFIEADLPSPTMGYPGALGIEFTDDEKGNWPKILEKVEKAVVEAGGSGRMGTWAYSYNFSGIEGLTDLAVKSIESGDKDFTLEKVLASLDTATPGSKWNGSLMKDNNGVEIKNSFFVYQDTYVFGKGYMGVTSVEVPEKYGKIGTK
- a CDS encoding PTS transporter subunit IIC; the encoded protein is MKNFFIKSLNGMAFGLFSSLIVGLILKQIGTLFNIEFLTYLGGFSQLLMGAGIGVGVAYALESHVLILIASAITGMYGAGSINFVDGQAVLKVGEPMGAYFSVIFGLLIAKRIAGKTKFDIILLPMTTIIFGCLLGKFFAPYISAVISEIGIIVNKTTELRPILMGLTMSVIMGIILTLPISSAAIGISLGLSGLAAGASLTGCCCQMIGFAVMSYDDNDLGTVFSIGFGTSMIQIPNIIKNPIIWIPPIVSSAILGVLSTTVFNLSSNSIASGMGTSGLVGQIASFSVNGMSYLPTMIILHFLLPAIITFIVYKILKKKGYIKPGDLKI
- a CDS encoding Crp/Fnr family transcriptional regulator, with product MLEVLRKSVVFNKIQSEDIKKILEETKHEIKTYSPNETIAFRGDEVKGLYVILKGTLTTEMLTEEGNVIKIEELVKSDVIASAFIFGSKNCFPVDLKAKEKAEVLFIERKEFLKLLFSQEQILENFLNEISNKTQLLTTKIWNNFNNKTIKKKFCNYVNRKQEKGEFIIENLGALAEFFGVERPSLSRVLSDLVKDEKLERIGRNRYKILDKEFFEI
- a CDS encoding deoxycytidylate deaminase is translated as MRENYIDWDSYFMGIALLSSMRSKDPNTQVGACIVNEDKRIVGVGYNGLPKGCEDTDFPWEREGDFLETKYPYVCHAELNAILNSIKSLKDCIIYVALFPCNECSKAIIQSGIKEIVYLSDKYDGTDTNRASKKMLDSAGVKYRQFTPDMDKLEIDFKNI
- a CDS encoding sugar ABC transporter ATP-binding protein, with the protein product MSNTLLKIENLSKSFGENTVLKDINLELNEGEILGLVGENGAGKSTLMKIIFGMDVIRETGGYNGKISFDGKEVNFASPFDALNAGIGMVHQEFSLIPGFKVSENIVLNRESTKNNVVTHFFGDSISKIDQKENMKRTQEAISKLGVNLTGQEQISEMAVAYKQFTEIAREIEREHTKLLVLDEPTAVLTEDEAEILLETMKKLSAKGIAIIFITHRLNEIMAVSDKVTVLRDGQLINTVATKSTNVNEITEWMIGRKVNSSSDAKKVAHDDLETLLEIRDLWVDMPGEMLKGLNLDIKKGEILGLGGMAGQGKIAVANGIMGLFKSKGDVKYKNEALVLNKPTYPLEKGIFFVSEDRKGVGLLLDESIERNIAFPAMQIKKQFFKKFLGVFNVIDDRAVTENAKKYIEKLEIKSMGEKQKVGELSGGNQQKVCVAKAFTMEPDLLFVSEPTRGIDVGAKQLVLETLKEYNRERNTTIVVTSSEIEELRSICDRIAIINEGKVAGILPASAGILEFGKLMSGIKEGE